The following coding sequences are from one Zalophus californianus isolate mZalCal1 chromosome 15, mZalCal1.pri.v2, whole genome shotgun sequence window:
- the MARVELD1 gene encoding MARVEL domain-containing protein 1 — MLPPPPRQPPPQARAVRGAVRLHRAFLRGPLGVLRLLQLLAGAAFWITIATSRYQGPVHFALFVSVLFWLLTLGLYFLTLLGKHELVPVLGSRWLVVNVAHDLLAAALYGAATGIMIAQTQSHSYCNLKDYQMACAYHAFLAAAVCGGLCLGLYLLSALYGCCRRYQGEQEVA; from the coding sequence ATGCTCCCGCCGCCCCCGCGCCAGCCCCCGCCCCAGGCGCGCGCGGTCCGCGGGGCGGTGCGCCTGCACAGGGCCTTCCTGCGCGGCCCGCTGGGCGTGCTGCGGCTGCTGCAGCTGCTGGCCGGCGCCGCCTTCTGGATCACCATCGCCACGAGCAGGTACCAGGGCCCCGTGCACTTCGCGCTCTTCGTGTCCGTGCTCTTCTGGCTGCTGACCCTGGGCCTCTACTTCCTCACGCTGCTGGGCAAGCACGAGCTGGTGCCCGTGCTGGGTTCGCGCTGGCTCGTGGTCAACGTGGCGCACGACCTGCTGGCGGCCGCGCTCTACGGCGCCGCGACGGGCATCATGATCGCGCAGACCCAGAGCCACAGCTACTGCAACCTCAAGGATTACCAGATGGCCTGCGCCTACCACGCCTTCTTGGCGGCCGCCGTCTGCGGAGGCCTCTGCCTCGGCCTCTACCTGCTCTCGGCCCTCTACGGCTGCTGCCGCCGCTaccagggggagcaggaggtggCGTGA